Proteins encoded by one window of Yersinia massiliensis:
- the mlaC gene encoding phospholipid-binding protein MlaC: MFKRFLMIALLVVAPLANAVDQTNPYRLMDEAAQRTFTRLKTEQAKIKQNPDYLRTIVREELLPFVQIKYAGALVLGSYYKGATPAQREAYFNAFSQYLEQAYGQALALYHGQTYDVAPDQPLGDANIVAIRVTILDPNGRPPVRLDFQWRKNSQTGNWQAYDMIAEGVSMISTKQNEWASILRQKGVDGLTQQLLLAAKQPITLDKQ, translated from the coding sequence ATGTTTAAACGTTTCCTTATGATTGCATTGCTGGTGGTCGCGCCATTGGCGAATGCGGTCGATCAAACTAACCCGTATCGTCTGATGGATGAAGCGGCGCAAAGAACATTCACACGTCTGAAAACTGAACAAGCAAAGATCAAGCAAAACCCAGACTATTTACGGACGATCGTGCGCGAAGAGCTGCTGCCATTCGTCCAGATCAAGTATGCCGGGGCACTGGTGTTAGGGAGCTATTATAAAGGGGCAACACCTGCACAACGTGAAGCTTACTTCAATGCTTTCAGCCAATATCTAGAGCAGGCATACGGCCAAGCATTGGCGTTGTACCACGGCCAAACTTATGATGTCGCACCAGACCAGCCGCTGGGTGATGCCAATATTGTCGCTATCCGTGTGACCATCCTCGATCCTAACGGTCGCCCACCGGTTCGTTTAGATTTCCAATGGCGCAAAAATAGCCAAACTGGCAACTGGCAGGCGTATGACATGATAGCTGAGGGGGTTAGCATGATCAGCACCAAACAAAATGAGTGGGCTTCTATCCTGCGTCAGAAAGGTGTTGATGGCTTGACCCAACAGTTGCTGCTTGCCGCGAAACAGCCAATTACCTTAGATAAGCAGTAA
- the mlaB gene encoding lipid asymmetry maintenance protein MlaB has product MANELSWHSEQDTLVLQGELDRETLLPLWQQREVLLADKTHIDVSQLQRVDSSGLALLVHFRELRIKQGTSLTITGVSDRLSTLIELYNLRDIIPVETAASAEIYPG; this is encoded by the coding sequence ATGGCAAATGAACTGAGCTGGCATTCAGAGCAGGATACGCTGGTACTGCAAGGTGAGTTAGATCGTGAGACGCTGTTGCCTCTTTGGCAGCAGCGCGAGGTGCTGCTGGCGGATAAAACCCATATCGATGTCAGTCAGTTACAACGCGTTGACTCCTCTGGCTTGGCGCTATTAGTACATTTTCGTGAACTGAGGATCAAGCAAGGAACTTCACTCACGATCACAGGGGTCAGTGACCGGCTATCTACCCTGATTGAGCTGTACAACCTTCGCGATATCATTCCAGTCGAAACCGCAGCCTCAGCAGAAATATATCCAGGCTAG
- the ibaG gene encoding BolA family iron metabolism protein IbaG, whose product MDTNEIKDVLMRALALQEAHVTGDGSHFQVIAVGELFADMSRVKKQQAVYAPLMEYIADNRIHALSIKAYTPQEWQRDRKLNGF is encoded by the coding sequence ATGGATACTAACGAAATTAAAGACGTGCTGATGCGAGCATTGGCATTACAAGAAGCACATGTGACCGGCGATGGCAGTCACTTCCAGGTGATTGCGGTCGGTGAGCTATTTGCTGACATGAGCCGAGTGAAAAAACAGCAGGCTGTGTATGCGCCTTTGATGGAATATATCGCGGATAACCGTATTCATGCCTTATCAATTAAGGCCTATACGCCACAAGAGTGGCAGCGGGATCGTAAGCTAAACGGCTTTTAA